A portion of the Ricinus communis isolate WT05 ecotype wild-type chromosome 10, ASM1957865v1, whole genome shotgun sequence genome contains these proteins:
- the LOC107262052 gene encoding uncharacterized protein LOC107262052 translates to MPSNWVLVERERESEMAMPWGTTLWMVKMVWIALSGWVSSCLTVADEVASSLRTGDIGPFHVG, encoded by the exons ATGCCCAG CAACTGGGTTTtagtagagagagagagagagagtgaaaTGGCGATGCCATGGGGCACGACACTATGGATGGTCAAGATGGTTTGGATAGCATTAAGTGGATGGGTGTCTTCTTGCTTGACTGTTGCTGATGAGGTTGCTAGCTCTCTTAGAACTGGTGATATTGGCCCTTTCCATGTTGGCTGA
- the LOC8260415 gene encoding DNA-directed RNA polymerase V subunit 5A, producing MEENGVTAAVNGNGTDASERFNMEGLGKCFSSYADDGTHETHRYYLSRRTVLEMLRDRGYSVPSSEIDLSLQEFRAIHGPNPDIDRLKFSATHTSDPSKRMLVLFGGPGIIKVSTIRAIAGQIVNKDSLTGLILVLQNQITNQAMKAVDLFKFKVEMFQITDLLVNITKHVLKPKHQVLTDREKQKLLKDYCIEEKQLPRLLRKDAIARYYGLEKGQVVKVTYSGEITESHVTYRCVW from the exons atGGAAGAAAATGGGGTTACAGCAGCAGTGAATGGAAATGGTACTGATGCAAGTGAGAGGTTTAACATGGAGGGATTAGGAAAGTGCTTCAGTAGCTATGCGGATGATGGTACTCATGAGACTCACAGATACTATCTTTCAAGAAGAACTGTTCTTGAGATGTTGAGAGATAGAGGGTATTCTGTTCCCAGTTCAGAAATTGATCTTTCTCTTCAAGAGTTTCGAGCTATTCATGGCCCTAACCCAGATATTGATCGCCTCAAATTTTCTGCCACTCACACTTCCGATCCTTCTAAAAGG ATGCTGGTTCTATTTGGTGGGCCTGGTATCATTAAAGTTAGCACAATCCGTGCAATTGCTGGTCAGATTGTTAACAAAGACAGTTTAACTGGTCTGATTTTAGTCTTGCAAAACCAAATAACAAACCAAGCTATGAAAGCTGTggatctttttaaatttaaggtTGAGATGTTCCAG ATTACTGATTTGCTTGTCAATATCACAAAGCATGTATTAAAACCAAAGCATCAGGTCCTGACTGATAGGGAAAAGCAAAAGCTCTTAAAAGACTACTGCATCGAAGAAAAGCAG CTTCCCCGACTTTTAAGGAAAGATGCAATCGCACGATATTATGGGCTAGAGAAGGGCCAAGTGGTAAAGGTTACCTACTCCGGTGAAATCACCGAGTCACATGTTACTTACCGGTGTGTCTGGTAA
- the LOC8260416 gene encoding uncharacterized protein At5g39865 has protein sequence MGCSASRPDTLHARNNNHPEETNLPYASPSLSNSGLSASSFLFSQCYSSSSSSSSSSSSLPVRRALSLQTPLVHHPPSKKGDSHHLVSLTSTTYGSLLLINEPPIKSSQPQSPPKFTKTTHRTPIPADPGVSFSPDSVINTWELMDGLDDDLDFQNPKKPPLSDHQVNSKSSSFQHLGFDDSVKKVEDSVKSEEESIVVEKSFSSLSKPLWKHLSEESLLSNMDPDVVSSYRRALSSRQLGYTKESKCTARSVGSSPMNYSSAHKNGFFLHNTRDDKIVLYFTSLRGIRKTYEDCCAVRMIFRGFRVPVDEKDISMDSSYRKELQSMLKGKAMCLPQVFIRGEHIGGVEEIRQLNEAGELAKLLEGFPVRDPRLVCENCGDARFVPCPNCNGSRKVFDVEQEQLRRCLDCNENGLIRCPGCCSKYY, from the coding sequence ATGGGTTGTTCTGCTTCAAGGCCTGATACTCTCCATGCCAGGAATAATAATCACCCTGAAGAAACAAACTTGCCCTATGCTTCTCCTTCTTTAAGCAACTCTGGTTTATCAGcatcttcttttttgttttcgcaatgttattcttcttcttcttcttcttcttcttcttcttcttctctaccAGTTCGTAGAGCACTTTCTCTTCAAACTCCTCTTGTTCACCATCCTCCTTCAAAAAAAGGTGATTCTCATCACCTTGTTTCTCTCACTTCCACTACTTATGgctctcttcttcttataaaTGAACCACCCATTAAATCCAGCCAGCCACAATCACCGCCAAAATTTACCAAAACCACTCACAGAACCCCAATACCAGCTGACCCCGGTGTGTCTTTTTCTCCTGATTCTGTTATCAACACTTGGGAACTCATGGATGGCTTAGATGATGACCTGGATttccaaaacccaaaaaaGCCACCACTTTCTGATCATCAGGTTAACTCCAAATCTAGCTCCTTTCAGCATCTGGGTTTTGATGATTCTGTTAAAAAGGTTGAAGATTCTGTGAAATCAGAAGAAGAAAGTATTGTTGTTGagaaatcattttcttcattgTCCAAGCCTTTGTGGAAGCATTTATCAGAGGAATCACTTCTGTCTAACATGGATCCTGATGTTGTTTCTAGTTACAGGCGTGCATTGTCGTCAAGGCAATTGGGTTATACTAAAGAATCCAAGTGTACGGCAAGATCAGTAGGTTCTAGTCCTATGAATTATTCATCAGCTCATAAAAATGGCTTCTTTTTGCATAATACTAGAGATGACAAAATTGTCTTGTATTTTACAAGTTTGAGAGGAATTAGAAAGACTTATGAGGACTGTTGTGCAGTCAGAATGATATTCAGGGGTTTTCGAGTTCCAGTCGATGAAAAAGACATTTCAATGGATTCTTCATATAGAAAAGAGTTGCAAAGTATGCTTAAAGGGAAAGCAATGTGCTTACCACAAGTGTTTATCAGAGGAGAACATATTGGTGGAGTGGAAGAAATTAGGCAGCTTAATGAAGCTGGTGAGCTGGCAAAGCTTTTAGAAGGGTTTCCTGTTAGAGATCCAAGGTTGGTCTGTGAGAATTGTGGGGATGCAAGGTTTGTGCCATGTCCAAATTGCAATGGTAGTAGGAAAGTTTTTGATGTGGAGCAGGAACAATTGAGGAGATGTCTTGATTGCAATGAAAATGGCTTGATTCGCTGCCCTGGTTGCTGCTCAAAATACTACTAA
- the LOC8260414 gene encoding pentatricopeptide repeat-containing protein At2g35030, mitochondrial yields the protein MVLRRKFIDMPSLFRVSVAFSRSRKASKRPILCNLKLLSFSINYSTVTPRISLPDGHHSASSEVARFNWHITKLFREGKINEARQVFDRMLERDVITWTTVITGYIKCRLIVEARRLFDRADAMKNVVTWTAMVSGYMRLNQVLEAERLFEAMPVKNVVSWNTMIDGYCQRGKVDKAREMFERMPEKNVVSWNTVITALAQCGRVDEARRLFDEMPKRDVISWTAMVAGLARNGRIDEARKIFDKMPERNVVSWNAMITGYAKNMRLVEAFELFERMPERDLPSWNTMITGFIQNKELKLARKLLDEMPEKNVVSWTTMITGYVQEGESEAALNIFMEMIRDGGVMPNEGTFVNVLGACSDLAGLGEGQQVHQMISKTVYQDMPFVVSALINMYSKCGELDMARKMFDNRTTSQRDLVSWNCMVAAYAHHGCGKEAINLFNEMRALGFEPDDISYVGLLSACSHAGLVKEGLSYFQELVKDKSIQVREDHYTCLVDLCGRAGRLKEAFDLIEHLRAKASTSIWAALLAGCNVHGDLKIGKLAAKELSKKEPENAGTYLLLSNIYAFSGKWKEAARVRLKMKDKGLKKQPGCSWIEVENRVHVFLARDKSHSQSNLIYSLLNTLHAKMKKGRACIK from the coding sequence ATGGttttaagaagaaaatttattgatatgcCATCGTTGTTCCGAGTGTCCGTTGCATTTTCACGTTCAAGAAAAGCCAGCAAACGACCCATATTATGCAATCTCAAGttgctttctttctcaataaattattcaacTGTTACTCCCAGAATCTCGTTGCCAGATGGACATCATAGCGCCAGTTCCGAGGTGGCACGGTTCAATTGGCATATCACAAAACTTTTTAGGGAGGGAAAAATCAATGAAGCACGTCAAGTGTTTGATCGAATGCTTGAGAGAGATGTGATTACCTGGACAACTGTTATTACTGGATATATCAAGTGTAGGTTGATTGTTGAAGCAAGGAGGTTATTTGACAGAGCTGATGCGATGAAAAATGTGGTTACTTGGACTGCCATGGTTAGTGGATATATGAGACTGAATCAGGTTTTGGAAGCCGAAAGGTTATTTGAGGCCATGCCAGTGAAGAATGTTGTTTCATGGAACACTATGATTGACGGGTATTGCCAACGTGGCAAGGTAGATAAAGCTCGTGAGATGTTTGAGAGAATGCCTGAGAAGAATGTGGTTTCGTGGAACACGGTGATCACAGCATTGGCACAATGTGGGAGGGTGGATGAGGCAAGGAGATTGTTTGATGAAATGCCTAAAAGGGATGTGATTTCATGGACTGCAATGGTTGCAGGATTAGCCAGGAATGGTCGGATCGATGAGGCTAGGAAgatttttgataaaatgcCGGAGAGGAATGTGGTGTCATGGAATGCGATGATTACTGGGTATGCGAAGAATATGAGGTTGGTTGAGGCTTTTGAGTTGTTTGAGAGAATGCCTGAAAGGGATCTGCCATCGTGGAATACAATGATCACAGGCTTTATTCAGAATAAAGAGCTAAAGCTGGCAAGAAAATTGTTAGATGAGATGCCTGAAAAAAATGTTGTATCATGGACTACAATGATTACTGGGTATGTCCAAGAGGGGGAAAGTGAAGCAGCATTGAATATCTTTATGGAAATGATAAGAGACGGTGGAGTGATGCCTAATGAGGGAACTTTTGTGAATGTTTTGGGAGCTTGCAGTGACTTGGCTGGTCTTGGTGAAGGACAGCAAGTTCATCAAATGATAAGTAAAACAGTTTATCAGGATATGCCATTTGTTGTATCTGCACTCATAAATATGTACTCAAAATGTGGGGAACTGGATATGGCGAGGAAGATGTTTGACAACAGAACGACAAGCCAGAGGGATTTGGTTTCTTGGAATTGCATGGTTGCAGCCTATGCACACCATGGGTGTGGAAAGGAAGCAATCAACTTGTTTAATGAAATGCGAGCTCTAGGGTTTGAACCTGATGATATTAGCTATGTAGGATTGCTGTCTGCATGCAGTCATGCTGGTTTGGTGAAGGAAGGACTATCGTACTTTCAAGAACTTGTAAAAGATAAGTCCATACAAGTAAGAGAAGATCATTACACATGTCTGGTAGATCTATGTGGTCGAGCGGGGAGGCTCAAGGAGGCTTTTGACTTAATTGAGCATCTCAGGGCTAAGGCATCAACATCCATTTGGGCAGCTCTTCTGGCCGGATGTAATGTCCACGGGGACCTGAAAATAGGGAAGTTGGCTGCAAAAGAGCTCTCAAAGAAGGAGCCAGAAAATGCAGGCACTTATTTGCTGTTGTCCAACATATATGCTTTTAGTGGGAAATGGAAAGAAGCTGCAAGAGTGAGGTTAAAAATGAAGGATAAGGGATTAAAGAAACAGCCTGGTTGCAGTTGGATTGAAGTTGAGAATAGGGTTCATGTGTTCTTAGCTCGTGACAAGTCTCATTCTCAGTCTAACCTTATCTATTCTTTACTCAATACTCTTCATGCCAAAATGAAAAAAGGTAGGGCATGTATCAAATAG